Below is a genomic region from Telmatobacter sp. DSM 110680.
GAATTTCTATTTCAACGTCGACTCAATCAATGCAGCCGCTAAGCGTGTTGAATCCGGCGGGGGAAAGATCCTGAACGGACCGATGCAGGTACCCGGTGGAGGGTGGATCATCAACGGCCAGGATCCTCAGGGAGCTATGTTCTCGCTCGTCAGCAACAAGGAATAGCGGCTCTGCTTTGGCGATCCGTCGGTATCGTCCGAACGCTCGGAGTTACTTGGCTTTCACTTCAAACGAATCCTTCAACTCCCATTTGGGTGTAGCCGCGTTCGCGTCTGCCAGGCGGTACATTTTTCCGATCAGAGTCTTTCCATGAATCGTGAACTCCACGAAGTGATAGTTGGGGAATTCACTGCCCTGGTATAGGTCTTCAGGCGTTCGCTCTACTTGAACAGGACTAGCTGCTCCTCCGCCGGATACGAGATACGTCACATCACCGCGAGCGAAGCGCTCGCAGTTGTGTATGTGACCGGCGCAGACAATGATTCTGGCCTTGATGGTCGGAGCCAGCGCTTCAAGTTCGTCGCGCAAAACAATCTCATTCGGCCTTGGATTATGGCTCACATTGATGCGCGTCTGCACATCTGCCACAGGTGGATGGTGCATGCTGATCACTACAAATTTCGTGGTCTTCGGAAGGTGCGTCAGTTGTGCATCAAGCCAGTTCAGCTGGTCGCTTCCTTTCGCAAGCGAAGCGTCGCTGTCGAGTGCAATTGTGTAGATACTCTTACCGAGTTCCACTGAATACCACCGTCGATCCTGCAACTCCGGGAAAGCATTCCACCAGTGCTGGAGGGCCTGCTGGGGATCTCCGTGGAACTCATGATTGCCAAGGGCGGGATAGACGCGCAGATGCTCGCTTCTCCATATCGCGCTCTCGGTCTTGAAGACTTCATAATCGTTTACGACGTCCCCGCTGTAGGGAATATCGCCGTTCATGAGGATCGCGTCTGGATGCTCCTCGGCAATCTTCTGAACCATCAACTGACGAACCCTCGGGTTGGTCACTTTGACGTTCGCAGGGTCTGTAAAGCGCTGATCACCGAAGGCGATTACCATGCCGCCGGCTACCAGTTCTTTTTCCTGCACAACGAAACTTGGACCCGGCTTACTGATCAGCGAATTCGTCGGAAGGTCTTCAGGTCGTAATTTGCTACTCTTTTCATCTTGTTCAAGAGCTAGGTTCGATGGCGGCACGATCGAATTCGAAGCCTGCAGGGACTGAGCTGTTGCTTGTAACCCTGCGGCTGACAGAAAGCAGACGCCGCCGGCGATCGTGGCGAACGTCAGCAGACGAGTTCTGATGAAAGTCAATCAATGCCCTCATTTCCGGTTTGGTGCGTGCAATGCGATCAACCTGATTCCTTTGCGAGGAATCTCGGTCGATCGCATTGAGCAAGATTTTATAAGTCGGAACCTTATTCGTGGTGCGAGGTCCAGCGAAGTCCGCCGGCATACGTTGGGTGGTAGTACTCGCGCTGCACAACATATTGCGGGCTGCCATTGTAGAAGCCAAATACCTCGTTGTTCAGGTTCAACCCGTATCCGTAAACTTGAAAGCCCCACGGCAGTTTGTAGCTCGCCTGGGTATCAAACTGAAAATGCGAATAGAGGTAGTTATCGCCCGCTGGACCGGCGACGCCGTTCACTTGCGGATTGGGCGTGGTTTCCTGAGTACCGTTCGGGTTAAGTACGGGATTGCCATTGTCATCGTAGACATAGGCGAGATTTTCGTATTGATATGCGTAGATCATCTTGTCGTCAAAAGTCATGCCTACGCGCATCGAGAATTTTTTGGTATCGAATGTGGGACTGATGTTCCAGCTATTGGGGGCCTGTCGAAGCATTGCCGGGCTGTCAGTTCGCAGTGGATCTACTTCATTGGCCTGCGAGTTTGTGTAGCTGTAGTTAGCGGAAAGTCCTGCTCCTCTGAATGCTCCGGGCAGATACGAGAATCGCTGCTGGAACCCAACCTCTATGCCCTGCACATGCGCGCTGCCGGCATTCGATGGCTCTGAAACCAGAGTTGGTGCGCCGGGGTTGTACTTGTAGTTGGTGGTCAACGTTTGAAGGGTGACGATGGGGTTTGAGATGTCTTTGTAAAAGTATCCCGCCTGAAGCAGACCAGCATTGTTAAACGAGCGTTCGTAGAGAATGTCGTAGTTGTTGGCGTATTCAGCCTTGAGATTCGGGTTTCCGATGCTGACGGTCGCCGGAGTGGTGGTGATGTCTGGTTGGCCAACCGCTGCGGTGACGTCTTGTGGATCGGGGCGCGCGAGTCCTCGGCCATACACAAGACGCAAGTCCGAATCTTTGTCCACGGCGAAGCGTAAAGAAGCGCTGGGAAGTACATCAAGAGAATCTCCGCCGGCTTTGAAGGTAAGCGTCGTAGGAGCAGGGTTGAGGTTGGGGTCGAAGCTTAGCGTATCGAGATGCGTGGCTTCAAATCGAATACCTGTAACAAGGCGAAGACGGCTGCCAAGTTCAATGGTGTTCATTACGTAGCCCGCGGGAATGCGCTCAACGAAATCGTAGTTGTTAGGATTGACTCCGGGACCGCCACTCAGGGTAAAGCCGCCTGCATTGTGATTCACGTAGCTTTCGACCTTGTTGTAGTCCGTGACTGGGCCGTAGTGGTAGGTCTTGTCGTAGTAGTTAGGGTCGGTGAAATCGCTGTCCCATTCAGGATGCGCTGCGACGAGGGTCGTTCCACTTGGCGTGAAGGATTCGTCGTAGGTATCGTCGAATTTGTGAGCACTGCGGATCTTGCCGCCAAACTCGATTGTGCCGAAATGAGTCCCGATGTGATAGAACCTTGCGTACGACGCCGAGGCCTGAAGGTTTACTTGCGCGCTTTTGCCGAAGGTGGGAGGCGCAAATGCTTTCAGCTTGTAATTGTTCGGGTCTTCGGAGTTATCTGCACCGGGACCGAAGCATCCAGAACTCCAGCCCGGACGATTGACGCTTACGCCCGGGACGTTGGTGCAGTCGATATTGGGATCGCCCACCCACGAGTACTTGACGCTACCGCTGCCGCTCAGTGAACGCGAACGGCCTGCGGAGACGCTCCAATTGACGGTGGACGCGTTGAAGACATGCTTCCCTTGCAATGCCAGGCTGCCTACCGCCATATTCGGACGACGCCAATCCTGGCTGTATTGGGGGACATCCCCGTCGTTTAAGGTATAGACCCATTTATTTCCCCAGTTACGGAAAGTGGAAAAGAGTCCCCGTATCGAGATATCTGAGCCTTCTCTCAGCTTGTAGTCGGCGCTTGCGGTCATGCCCCAACGGGTGCGGTAGTAGATGTAGTCGCGCAGATCCATGCTGTCGTAATGGGGGACGGCACTACTTGTGGTGGGACTTGGTTCAATGTCGTTGATGCCGCGCCCATTGAAATCGTATGTGCCGCCGAGGAGGAGACCAAGCTTCTTGTCCGCACCAAAACGTTTGCCGACCGTCCCGCCCATTTGATCGACCGTACGGCCGCCGATGATCGGGGTATATCCGCCTACTCCATAGAACGTAGCAGCGGGAACTTCGCCGGCTGTTTTAGTGACAAGGTTGACGGAGCCGCCGATTCCATCTGCATCGATATTGGCCTGGAGGGTCTTATTAATTTCGACTGAGTCCACGAGATCTGAAGCGATGGTATCGAGCTTGATCTGGCGTACGCCGGTTTCGGGCGACGGAACCGTTACACCGTCGATCATGGTATTGCTCAGGCGTGGCTCGGTGCCGCGAATCTGCACATACTTGCCTTCACCCTCATCGCGTTCGATGGTCACTGAAGCCATGCGACCGAGCGCGTCGGCAATGTTGGCGTTCGGCAAAGAGACGATCACGTCGGCAGGTAATACCTGCAGGATGTTTTCCGCGGCTAGCGTGCGGTTGATTGCTTCTGCTTCACCATGGGGGCGATCAGCACTGACGATAACGTCGTCGCTTGCGTTCGCGACTTTCAGCACGGCTTCGACGTGCGCAGTTTGACCCGCAACCACTGTGAACGAGGTGACGTAGGGCCCGAACCCCACGTAAGACACGGTGAGGGTGTAGGTTCCAGGGTTGACTTCCTGAATATTGAATTCTCCCAGTTCGTTGGTACTGATCGGGCGACCTTGAGGTTGCAGTTCGATCTTTGCACCCTGCAGAACTGCTCCGCCGGAGTCTTTTACAACACCGCTGATTATGCCTTTAGTGGATTGGCTGAATGCCGGACTCAACGCGACAACACAAGAGAGCAGCACTGACAGAAAGAAGAATGGCTTACGCATGGCACTCCTAAACCCAGCTCTGAGCCGGAAACTCGAACGAATCGAGGCTTCATTAATGCTGTGTGAAGCGTAGAAGTGCCAGTTGAAGATCCGTTGACAGCCGCATGAATATCGAGTTACTTCGTTTGAGGGTCGCGCGGCGCGCGGAGAAAGGACGAGCTGTGCGATCAAGGTGCAGGACGAGTTATGAAACTAGCCTGAAGAGCCTCGTTGGCCTAGCCTCGTCAATCATTGATCGCCTGGTAAGCCAGCGTCTTTACCACGTTCTGAATATTGACATCGCCTGCCGGGTGCAACTGCACCATGAAGATCACGATCATCTGTTCTTTCGGGTCAATAGTGAAGGTGGTGTAGAAAAACCCGCCCCACCCAAACTCGCCGGGCGTACCGAGTTCATCCAGCGGAGCTTTCGTGCCATCGATACCGAAGCCCAGCCCAAATCCCTGCTCCGGCCCAATCTTCCCCAGTTGGTCGTGCGTCATCAACTCTATTGTCTTGCGGCTCAACAGGTGCTTCCCATTGATCGTGCCATTGTCGAGCACCATTTGACAGAACCGCGCATAGTCCTCCGCGGTGGATACTAGGCCGCCGCCGCCTGAGAAGAGCTTCTTCGGTCCGTTGTATGGATAATCCGCTGAGTAAGTCAGGAAACCGTCCACGACCGGCTTGTCAGGAAAGCGGGTCATTTTGCCGTCGAAGATCCCGTATGCGGTAGCCAGCCTGCTCACCTTCTCCTGCGGAGGAAAGAAGTACGTATCTTTCATCCCTAGCGGCTCAAAAATGCGCGCCCTGAGAAACTCATCCAGCGGCATCCCCGACACTACTTCGACGAGCCGCCCCAGTACATCCACGCCTAATGAATACTCCCAACGCTCACCCGGATTGAAGAGGAGTGGCTGAGCGGCCAATCGCTTCACGCTGTCGGCGATTGTGCCGTCGTATTGCATGATCCCAGTCGCGACATTTGCGTCGTCATACATTTTTCCCAGGTCTTGATTCCAGTTGTACGTCAGACCCGACGTATGCCGCAGCAGATCGCGAATCGTAATCTCACGCGTTGCCGGAATCGAATAAGCTGCGCCCCCGTTCGCAGGTTTTACCAGCACCTTGGGATTCTTGAATTCGGGCAGATACTTCGAGATTGGATCTTCGAGCTGAAACTTCCCTTCCTCATACAGCATCATCACGGCCACCGTGGTGATCGGCTTTGTCATCGAGCAGATCCGGAACATCGCATCCTGTGGCATCGGCTTGGCGGACTCGCGGTCCAGCATGCCCTGGCCCTTCACCCACGCAACTTTGCCATGCCGGACCACCATCGTGACCGCGCCGGCAATCTGCTGGTCCTTGATGCTCTGGTCCACCGCTACGGCAATCCGCTGCAGCCGTTCTGACGACAACCCGACCGATTCGGGCGAGGCAGTCGGCAACTGCTGCCCAATTGCCATCGATCCCGCGACACTCGACAGAACAAAACAAACAAATGCGCACGACCTGCGCAAACCGGCAACGGTAAGGGTCATCGAAACTCTCCCATCTTCGAGCACACAAATTCTAACCGCTCAACCGGGAGTTCCTTCTGGAATGAATGTGAAGTTAGTCAGTCGCGAAAGTGCGATTCCCAAGACTGATGCAAAGCTGCACGTTATTCGATGCGCAGGGCTCGCACGGGGTCGATGGAGGCCGCACGCCGCGCCGGAATGATTCCAGCAATGGCAGCCGCGAGCACGAGCACTCCAATGGCGATGGCCATGACCGGAACATTTACGCTGGTGATCTCGTAGAGCTGCGATTTGACGTAGCGCACGCAGAAGATGGCAATCGGGATTCCAATCGCGAGGCCGATGATGGTCTGGAGCATGGCTCCGCGCATGATGGTGGCGATAACGCGGCTGCGTGCAGCGCCGAGTGCCATGCGGATGCCGATTTCCGGCGTGCGGCGGACGACCGTGTAGGCGGTGACGCCATAGAGCCCAATGGCGGCAAGAAGAAGCGCAAGCATACCGAAGAGAGAAGTGAGGCGCGCGATCAGCCGTTCCTCGATGAACCGATCGTCAATCTGCTGCTGGAAGGTCTGAAATTTAACGATGGTGAGATTGGGATTGATGCTCGCCAAGGTGCTACTGACAATCTTCTCAAAGCCGGGAACAGGGCGGTTGGTCTGAATAACCAGTGCGCCGGCAAACATGGATTGATCCTTTTCGAGAGGACTGTCTGGGTCGTTCACATTGCCTGCGCGCTGTGTCAGAGGAAGGAAGTACATAGCGTGATCTTTCCAGTAGACACTCGTGTAGGTAGTGTCTTCTACGACGCCGACGATCTCATGCGATCCATCGAGGCCCACCTGGTGTGGACCGGAGAAGCCGAAACGATGACCGATTGGGTTGCGCTTGCCGAAGAATTGCTTGACGAATTCCTGGTTGACGACGGCGACGGGAGGCGCATTCAGCGTGTCCTGCAATGTAAAGCCGCGGCCCATAACAACGTGGGTACCAACGGAGTCGAAGTACTCCGCGGTACCTTTCACCCAGGATGCGCCTTTGTTCAGGTCTGGGTCGCCCTGAACTTTTACGCCGGATCCCCAGTTGTTTTCTTCCATCGGCGTGTAGGTGGAGAGGCCGACCTTAACAACGCCGGGGATGGCATGGAAGCGGTCTACGATGGCCTGATACAGAGGCTCGACCTCTGTGTTCTTGTAGCCGGCGGCTTGCGGATTGATGTGGGCGATGTAGCGATTGGTGGCATCCAGTCGCATGTCGACGTTTTGAGCTTTGTTGAGACTCTGCACGAAGAGGCCAGCAGCAACGAGCAGCACAAGGGAAAGCGCGGCCTGGAGGACAACCAGTGCACGCTGAAGGAAGGATGCTCCGTGAGCGGTGGTGCGTGCGTTGGCGCGCAGCGATTCGACGGGCTGGGTGCGCGCGGCCATTAGGGCGGGCGCGAGACCAAAGAGAACTCCCGTAATGAGCGAAAGCGCAAACGAAAAACCGATGACCAGTGGAGAGGGCGAGGCTGACACCGGCATGTTTTCCTGGTTTGGAAATGCGAGAGCAAGTAGCGCGTGTGCTCCCAGATAGGAGACAGCGAGGCCTAGCAAGCCACCAAGGCCCGAGAGAAGAACACTTTCAGTAAGGAGTTGGCGGACGATACGGCTGCGCTGGGCTCCAAGTGCGGAGCGGATGGAAAGCTCAGCGCGACGGCTCATGCCGCGCACCAGCAACAGGTTGGCGATGTTAGCGCAGGCGACGAGAAGGACGAGACCGGCGATCCATTGCAAGAGCTTGAGATGGTCTTTGTATCCATCCTGCATATTCTGGATACCGCCACCGCCCGGCGTGAGTACAACATGAGTGCGGGGCAGAGCTTCCTTGGCGCGCTGATCGGTAAATGTCTTGAGTGGCGCGAAAGTCTGCTTGAGCAGCGCACTAGCCTTGGCCTGAAGGGCTGGCACGGAAGTTCCCGGCTTCACGCGACCGATAATGTACGCCCACTGGCTGTCAGGATCGGTGAAGTACGGTGCACCTATAACCGGATCCATCGTATTCATGGGAAGGTAGTACCGGGGCGGATTGGTATCGATGCGATCCCCGTAGAATCCCTTGGGCGCAATACCTATGATGGTGGCCGGTTTGGTATTGATGTAGAACTCGCTGCCCACAACGCTGGGATCGCCCGCATAATCCTGCATCCATGCGTCATAGCTCATGACGGCGGTAATGGGTGCGCCCTTCTGGTCGTCGGCGTCGATAAAAAGCCGGCCGGCTGCGGGCGAGAGACCGAAGACTCGAAAGTAGTTACCCGAGACGAAGGTTCCCATAACAGATTTGGCGATGGTCTGGGGTCCGGAACGACGCACGGTAATGGGCCGCCAGGCGTAGCCGGATTCCATCGCGGCCAACTCCTCGAACTCTGGAAGGTTCTTCTTGAACATGTAGTACGTGTCCGTGGCGAAGAGCGAGTAGTCCCCCTCCTTATTCCAACCGCCATTGACGCAGCAATCGTCTGTATCGCCGATGCGGATGAGGGTCTTGGGATCTGTTACCGGCAGGTTATGGAGGAGGATTGCATTGACCAGCGTGAATATCGCCGCGTTGGCACCGATGCCGAGGGCGAGCGTGAGCAGCACGGTCGCCGTGAACCCCGGCGTCTTACGCAACTGGCGAAAAGCATAACCCAGATCCTGCAGCAGAATTCGCAAGGGGGGACCTCCACACACGTAACCTTGAACAAAACAAGAGCATGTCGCGTGCCAAAGGAATTTCGCCACAGACGCTTGAAATCAACAAATTAGCCATCTCAGCGTCGCGAAGTTGCGTTCACAAGTGAGAAAGAGTGTTCGAAGTCGGACGCTTTGCGTTAGAAGGTGGAAAGACTTTGTGATTCGGTGGACCAGCGTCCCCCGCAAATCAAAAAGATTGAATGGCCTTAACTATCGTTTCACGCTCGACCGCAGTTGAGCACCGCAGAGCCGACATGGCGACTCACGGTTTTTGCGCAGCGCGGATAACTATGACAGAACGGGCATCCAAGGAAACTTGGATGCCCGTAAACGTCAGGAATACGGCTGAAGGTTGAGACTACTGGGCAGCGATAGCGCAGGCGCCGGCAGGCGATGAAGATGGAGCGCCCCAACTCGAGCTGTAGTCCGTTCCCATTGCACTCTTCCACCCTGAGAAACTTACTTTCGAACCGTTTACCAGCTCGAATGCAGACGTCGTATGCGGGTCGTACCAACGATTGCTTCCTGCGTTCAATGTGCTCTTGAAGTCATAAAAGGCTCCGCTACTCAGGTACGTTCCAAACACATGCTGACCCGAGTTGCTGTCCACCACGACGTTCCCCGTCATGACCGTGTCGTTCGTATATATGTTGTAGTACGCACCGCTTTGCCAGTCGCGAATTACGTGGCCGCCACTTCTGCCGCCGAGAAAAATCTGTGCGTCATACTGTTGACCTGAAGTTCCGTTGTTATAGAAGGTGTTGCTTTTGAAAGTGACTTTCGCCGCGTTGAGCAACTCCACGCCTGCCCGCGAGTTGCACAGGTGGCTATTCTCCACTGTAATCGGCCCCTCACTTGCTTCGAGCTGCAAATCGGCCAATTCGTTATTAGAGAGATAGACGCCGTTGATTGTGATGTTCTTATTGTCTGTATCGAACCACAAGCCTTGCGCCTGGTTGCCGTAGGAGTGGTGATTCAGTACCGTCGCGGTGTGCATCAACATCGACTTGAAGCCACCCATACCCCAATCGAGAAGACCCCCTTCGGCTCCTCTCCAGTTGTTGTAATCGGTCTTGTTGTTTTCCCAGAGGGAATTTGTATCCTGATAACCGTGAAAACCCACACCACCGTTGTGGCTCCCAACAGAATTCTGCACGGTGATATTGTTGCTGTTTGAGATTTCCAATCCACCCCAGTTGTTCCAGACCGCTTGAACATTGTCGACCAGCACGCCTGAGCTGTTAGAGATGACTGCAGCATTTTGATTTACACAGCTTCTTGCATGCTCAATCACCATGCCACGAACAACCACATTGCTGCGTCCGGATATGCTCAAGATCTGCGAGCGAGTTGCAACCTCCACACTTGCTGTTGACATGTTGGTGTTTACCGGAGGCTTGATAAGTAGTTGATTTGAGCTTTCATTCACATAAAATTTGCCGGGACTTAACGATGACGAGGACAAAACCTGTGTGAGCGAGTTGCCATTCACGAAAACCATCTCTGTTCGACGCGCAAGGGTCGACATGGATGGCCAACCAGAAGGTGTCGGGCACGTGCCGAAATTGTAGGTCCACGCGTGGGAGTAGACACCACCGGATTGGGCGCTCCAGCCGCCACTTATTGCGTCCGAGCCAGAAATGTAGGTGGTGCCCGTCGTGGCTGCCTCGATCGTCAGCGGAGCGGCAGTTTGACTCGCTCCAATGTTAAGGGACTCACGATATACACCGGGATTAACGATGATTTTCGCGCCAACGTTCAGTTGATTTTTCAAGGTTGCCAGATTGATCGCGGACTGAATCGTTTGAAGAGGCGCAACGCTCGTACCCACGGAGTTAATCTTTGCGAGGGCGGCGTTTGCGCTCATTGTAGTCATGGCATTGAGAGCGGCATCGGAGCCTTTTTCGCTATCTACATAGATTGCGGGGTTTTGGCTTTCAGTGATGTTCGCTTGGCAGCGCGCACGGGCTCCGGCAAAAGCCAGAGTCGCAAGAAACATGGCGGTGATGAATTTTGTTGACTGCATGTGAGAGCCTCTGCGGGTTAAATAAACGGTGATCAATCTCTCGGCCGCAATGGCCGGGAACAGCTCGAACTCGCATCACAGATAGCGCTCTCGTGCATAGGTCCGCTAACTGAACGAGCTCAAACCAAGGCGCAAAGGCAAAACAAAGCCCTAGTTGGGCAAAAATAGACGGGACGGCTTTTCTGGCGTTTCGATCCGTTTTTCCGTGGGGTGGCCGTGCTTACGATGATTCTGCGACTGCCGAGCCGGAAGGAATGTGTCGTCGGTCACTTGACCGGCTATATCGTTTGGTTCGGCGATTCGCAAATCGGATTGCGTGGCAGCGGTCGACGCCGCAATGCAGATACAGCTTTTCTTACAAAGAGTTCCAGCGATTCCTTTAGCTGCGAAAGGGATCGTTAAGTCGCTGTCGTTCTGTAGAAGTGAGGGCGTTTGCGGAACCTTAGAAATATTTTCCAATCGACTGTGTGCAGGATGCCGCTTTAGGCATCTATTGATATGTACGGTGGCCGCCACACGGTGGCGTATGTCTGCGGGCTTGTAGTCGCTGGAGCGAGTGATCGCGACAAAAGCACAAGAAGCGGGATCGATCATCATAAGGCGCAACAAATGCCTCTGGAGTATTAAAGATTGGCCAAGACATTCGTCGCAGGGAAAAGCCGATCTTCACGAGAAACGCGAAGTTCGAGACCGATACACTTGTCCGTAAGGCGGCGCTTGAAGCACATCACCAACGGCCTTCGCCCGGTGCGCTGAATTGTCTAACAGCAAGAAACAAAACCAACTTTTTTATCTTTCAAAGCCGATTTTGAAAGTGCAAATTCAAGTGTTCGATGTGACCTTGCAGGGTCTCGAAACACCTCGAAATGCATAAATAGAGCGCATTCCTTGCTAACAGACTTACCTTTGCGATCCGCGGCTGGCGAGATCCCTATAAATTACAACGAACTCCCAAGGAATAACTGAAAGCCCTTGGATTTTGGGCGACGCCGCTGCCGCTTTGCGGTTGAAATCGCTTCGTGCTTGCAAGCCCACTTTGATGGTCTTGAAGAATCATACAAATAGTAGTTGGTCTGTGCAACCAAAAACCGACTCATATTTCTTCGTTCATTGTTTCTATCTCGAATAATGAAAAAACCCGTCCTCGGCAGGTCAATGGCAAGGGTATGGCGCAGGGACCGGTCGGCACCTTTCAAGCGGATTTTGAGTTTGGGCGTTGGCGCCAATAGGGTGCCGGACATATTGTTTTGTTACGTTTAACGCTTTCTGTTTTCCATAATTTCCATGTAGTTGACTGGATCTATGAGCGGCCGAGCATCTGAGGTATTCGAAGAGAGTATCGGAGTTTGTGGAACTGAACGCAGTTGTGGGACTGGCAAACCTGAAAGAGCCCCCGCTCGGTGGACTATTTTCGTCGAACTCGATTCGTCGAACTTTGCAATCAGGATCCTTTGTAGTTGGCGATCGATTCAGACTCATTTGTTGGATGCGTGAGGCGAATGTTCCCCCAAGCTTCCTAAATTAACGACACAACTTAGACGCGCTGAAGATCGCTCAACACTTAAATCACAGCCGGTGTCGCAGCGGCAGAAATACGGTTCAGTTTTTCTCCAGTGATGATGGATTCCATCTCGAAACTCGCTTCATTTCTTGTCCAGGCGGAAGGCAGCGGCCTGAAAGTCGCCTCTGAAATTGTCGTTAATGTCGAAGCCGTGATTCATCCACCATGCTCCACTGGCTATTGCAGGAGTTCCCTTCTCCACGGCGCCTTCGATGGGCGTGAGTGCATAATTCGCATCATGGTCGAGGCCCTTGAGCGTGAGCCGCGGGAATTTACGGCCCTCCTGCGTCGAGTGGATGAAAGCGAAGACCACCGACTGCGTCTTGTCGCGATTGACGGTTTCAGTGGCAGAGAACTCGCTACCGTTCAGCGGTGAGATAAGCCGATAAAGGTCCCCTTGCACGATCGTTGGCTGAACCTGGTGGTAGGCAGCGATGAGGCGCTTGGCGGAGGTCATCTCCTCATCGGTCCACTTGCTGATGTTGGCGCCAATGCCGAGCGAACCTTGCATAGAGCTGAGCATTCGGTAACTGAGCGAGGTAGCGCGTTTATTCAACCAGTGAGGCGAGTCGGTGACCCAGGCCATCATGATCTGTGGCGTATACGCATAGGTGAAGCCGTCCTGCTGTGAGAGGCGATCAAAAGGATCCGTGTTGTCGGAGGGCCACACCTCGTCGGCGTACTGGAGAATGCCGAGATCGACGCGACCACCGCCGCCGGAGCAGGACTCGAGTTCGACCTTCGGGTGGCGCTTCTTGAGTTCGGCAAGAATAGCGTACAAGTTACGCGTGAACTCGACGTAGACCTTCTTTTGCTCGGCTGCCGGTAGCTGGTCCCAGCCGGGCTCGCTCCAGTTGCGGTTGTAGTCCCACTTAAGGAAAGCGATGTCGTTCTCGGTAAGAAGCTTGTCGAGGAATCCGAGGATGTAGTCGCGAGTGTCTGGGCGCGCGAGGTTCAGCACAAGCTGGTTGCGCTGCTCAGAGCGCGGACGACCGGGGAAGTTGAGCACCCAATCGGGGTGCTTGCGGTAGAGATCGGAGTCGGGGTTGACCATCTCTGGCTCGACCCATAGTCCAAAGTCCATGCCGAGGGCGTGAACTTTGTCGATGAGGGGCTTGAGGCCGTGGGGAAACTTCTGCGGGTTCACGTACCAGTCGCCGAGTCCGGCATGGTCGTCCTTGCGCTGGCCAAACCAGCCGTCATCCATCACGAAGCGGTCGACGCCCAGGGCCGCGGCTTTCTCCGCAAGCGCAATCTGACCTTCTTCTGTGACGCTGAATTCGGTAGCTTCCCACGAGTTGTAAATCACAGGGCGCGGCTTGGGTGCGCCAGAATCGCCACCGCCAACACGATGCGGAAGGATATGCGCAAGTTCATATTGGTGGAGAATGCGCGAAGCGCCGCCGAGGCCGTGGGCACTGTATCCGCCGTAGAAGATCGGCGTCTCGAGCGACTGACCGGTTTGAAGGACGTAGCCAAAATCGAAGGGGTTGAAGCCACCGGTTACGCGGATGGCATCGAGTTGATCTTGTTCCACGACGATGCGCCACGAGCCGCTCCACGCGAGCGCGCCAAACCAGACTTCGCCCGAGTTCTCATCGGGTTTGTCGCCCGCTTGAATCGCGAACCACGGATTGGCCTGGTGACCGGTGGATCCGCGGCGGCTTTCGATGACACGTGCGCCGGGATGCAGGGCTTCCTGCGTGAGAGTCCACTCGCCTGCCCAGCGGCCAGTGAGGTAGTTGA
It encodes:
- a CDS encoding alpha-galactosidase, giving the protein MSRNILTAALLLSASFIATAQPSGATFDEATKVFRLDGGNVTYAFGLNSRGELQQIYWGGRIAAGDRIPSAVPEREWASFDSSYTNTPQEYAGWGAGLFLEPALKVTFADGNRDLVLHYDSYQTASDGFKIVLKDIDRKVFVTLHYGIDPESGVLARSATIENREPKPITIEQAAAAAWALPPAHYTLNYLTGRWAGEWTLTQEALHPGARVIESRRGSTGHQANPWFAIQAGDKPDENSGEVWFGALAWSGSWRIVVEQDQLDAIRVTGGFNPFDFGYVLQTGQSLETPIFYGGYSAHGLGGASRILHQYELAHILPHRVGGGDSGAPKPRPVIYNSWEATEFSVTEEGQIALAEKAAALGVDRFVMDDGWFGQRKDDHAGLGDWYVNPQKFPHGLKPLIDKVHALGMDFGLWVEPEMVNPDSDLYRKHPDWVLNFPGRPRSEQRNQLVLNLARPDTRDYILGFLDKLLTENDIAFLKWDYNRNWSEPGWDQLPAAEQKKVYVEFTRNLYAILAELKKRHPKVELESCSGGGGRVDLGILQYADEVWPSDNTDPFDRLSQQDGFTYAYTPQIMMAWVTDSPHWLNKRATSLSYRMLSSMQGSLGIGANISKWTDEEMTSAKRLIAAYHQVQPTIVQGDLYRLISPLNGSEFSATETVNRDKTQSVVFAFIHSTQEGRKFPRLTLKGLDHDANYALTPIEGAVEKGTPAIASGAWWMNHGFDINDNFRGDFQAAAFRLDKK
- a CDS encoding right-handed parallel beta-helix repeat-containing protein, encoding MQSTKFITAMFLATLAFAGARARCQANITESQNPAIYVDSEKGSDAALNAMTTMSANAALAKINSVGTSVAPLQTIQSAINLATLKNQLNVGAKIIVNPGVYRESLNIGASQTAAPLTIEAATTGTTYISGSDAISGGWSAQSGGVYSHAWTYNFGTCPTPSGWPSMSTLARRTEMVFVNGNSLTQVLSSSSLSPGKFYVNESSNQLLIKPPVNTNMSTASVEVATRSQILSISGRSNVVVRGMVIEHARSCVNQNAAVISNSSGVLVDNVQAVWNNWGGLEISNSNNITVQNSVGSHNGGVGFHGYQDTNSLWENNKTDYNNWRGAEGGLLDWGMGGFKSMLMHTATVLNHHSYGNQAQGLWFDTDNKNITINGVYLSNNELADLQLEASEGPITVENSHLCNSRAGVELLNAAKVTFKSNTFYNNGTSGQQYDAQIFLGGRSGGHVIRDWQSGAYYNIYTNDTVMTGNVVVDSNSGQHVFGTYLSSGAFYDFKSTLNAGSNRWYDPHTTSAFELVNGSKVSFSGWKSAMGTDYSSSWGAPSSSPAGACAIAAQ
- a CDS encoding ABC transporter permease, whose protein sequence is MRILLQDLGYAFRQLRKTPGFTATVLLTLALGIGANAAIFTLVNAILLHNLPVTDPKTLIRIGDTDDCCVNGGWNKEGDYSLFATDTYYMFKKNLPEFEELAAMESGYAWRPITVRRSGPQTIAKSVMGTFVSGNYFRVFGLSPAAGRLFIDADDQKGAPITAVMSYDAWMQDYAGDPSVVGSEFYINTKPATIIGIAPKGFYGDRIDTNPPRYYLPMNTMDPVIGAPYFTDPDSQWAYIIGRVKPGTSVPALQAKASALLKQTFAPLKTFTDQRAKEALPRTHVVLTPGGGGIQNMQDGYKDHLKLLQWIAGLVLLVACANIANLLLVRGMSRRAELSIRSALGAQRSRIVRQLLTESVLLSGLGGLLGLAVSYLGAHALLALAFPNQENMPVSASPSPLVIGFSFALSLITGVLFGLAPALMAARTQPVESLRANARTTAHGASFLQRALVVLQAALSLVLLVAAGLFVQSLNKAQNVDMRLDATNRYIAHINPQAAGYKNTEVEPLYQAIVDRFHAIPGVVKVGLSTYTPMEENNWGSGVKVQGDPDLNKGASWVKGTAEYFDSVGTHVVMGRGFTLQDTLNAPPVAVVNQEFVKQFFGKRNPIGHRFGFSGPHQVGLDGSHEIVGVVEDTTYTSVYWKDHAMYFLPLTQRAGNVNDPDSPLEKDQSMFAGALVIQTNRPVPGFEKIVSSTLASINPNLTIVKFQTFQQQIDDRFIEERLIARLTSLFGMLALLLAAIGLYGVTAYTVVRRTPEIGIRMALGAARSRVIATIMRGAMLQTIIGLAIGIPIAIFCVRYVKSQLYEITSVNVPVMAIAIGVLVLAAAIAGIIPARRAASIDPVRALRIE